The DNA region TCTCTGGTGATCGAAATAATTGAGAGTTGAGAATAGTAGAAAAATTAACATTTCTAATATACTAACATCACTATTAAGCCTCTTAACTATGATAGTATGGATCTAACTGAATCCTTATCAATAATGCCTTGAGTAGTACATAGTATGGATCTAATTTCAGGCTTTTTatatcagaagattctgatttCTGAGGACTCTCATCCCTTAAATCAGCCTGAGATGAACACGTTGCTGAAGTTAAGGAGCTTTCCTGCATTGCACATGAAACCCAACAGCCAGGTCTGCATTCTGTCTTGCCTTCCAATAGGCTGAAGCTTGTTCTTCAAAGAACAAAATTCAGATCCAAAACCAAAAACCTTTTTTTATGCTTTCTCCTATGACAATGAAAGTCACTCCATTTTATTCACTCTTCTttcctttttattatttttggcATTACTTCCTTATTGGAATGGATGATTATGCACAAGagtgataaaaaattaaaagacatGATGATAAATCCAAATTTCAAGTTTGGCACAAAAATGCAGAAATTTCCTTAAAAAATCAGATAATTATCAAACATTCAGTGGCAAGAATGAAGGAAATGACTTAGTTGGGTTGATTAACATTGAAGTCTGAAGATTAAGTTATTTGAGCTTGATAAGTTTTTGGACTCTGCATTTGATCAGTTTCTCTTACCTAGAAATCAACTTTGACTCTAAAAAACGTAAGTTTctcttcagaattgattttgacttaagAATTGCAGGATTTCCAAAGACGGACTCAATTAATAATAGGAAGGGGATATGATAAGGCTCTATGCGCACTTTAGTAGAGGATTAACATGTACACAACAAGTTTAGAGGGAAAAGAGATATTCTATATCAGATTTTCGGCAAATAGCTTGGGACCCTGGTTAGGAGCATTTACTCCTATTTTTCTgtatttttcttctattttccaCAGTAATACAATCTCCCTTTAAAGTCACATTCCACACTCTATCTTAATATATTGTAAATAGATATTTGATGCTCCCATGTCCCGATAGCATGCAATTTCACCTCCACAAGAAATGATCATGAGTAGAAATATAATTTGTATATTCTTCTTAGTAGTGGTGGTCAACTGGTCATATACTATAATTGTATAACTTCAAATTTGATGAATTTAACAAGCTCTTAAATATGATAATATGCAGTGGGAGGTAGATGTCATGTATGGAGAAACTTTTGAAGAAGTTGAGAGGAGATTGCGCCCATTTCAGGTTCCTGTTCTCTGACCCTCTTAAATAATTTGGTTGCCCACGATAGTATTTGTTTTCCTTTAGCAGAAAGTAGCTTCATTTGAATGACAGGTTTTTGCTCTTGGTTAAGTTAACTGACAAACAAATGGTGCTtccttttttgttctttttgatACTATATTCATATCAGTTTTGTGAGAAGAAGTTCCCTTTTTGTGACTTGTGAATGTAAAATTACTCACAAATTGTTAATGTGTTTTAACAACAACTGGAGCTTTATTTTCTGTGACTCGTGAGcattttcttttcataaactcactttttcttttaattgaCAATTGGGCCAGTGCTTGCTTTTGGTTTCCCCTTTTTCTTAGTGATGTTACATAGTTAACCTCACGAATACCATAAGAACCATCTCTAAAGACCCAGGACCAAGAATTTATGAAGTGAAGATAGCTTTGTTAGATCATAATCATATCATATAGTTAGAAGTTGACAAGGGAATAACTAAATTCAAGAGTGAACTGATTACAGTTGTATAAACAAATAATACAGATGAATCCCGTTTGGGTTGGTAAGCGCTTGAGATGGGGAAACATTATGGGGGATGGTAATATCTGCATCATTTTGGTGGTGCATACATACTACATATGTTTAGCTGGAGTATGGCATAAGTCATCCTTAACTTCTCTATGTACATTTtccatttttaaattataaaccTTGTATTTGAAAATGATTGCCTGTGAGTATCTGAGAGAGAGATAGACAAAGACAGAGATCTAGAAGAATAAACCTGCAGAGTATTGTACACCACCCCCTAGGCAGAAGCGCGCTCCCCTGTCTTTTATTCGAGTGTCTTCTACATGAGCTATCTTTGGCCAATCCTCCCCTGTTTCATTCTGGCATCGCTTTCCTAATTCTTCGCAACCGTAAATGTGCACCTGTTCCAGACAGCTTAGGGATTGAATGCTCATTGGAAGACACATTAACTTGGGGCACTCAGAAATGGTCAATGACTGAAGCGAGCCAAGGTTTCCCAAGTAGGCAGGCAGAGATTCTAAGTTTGGAAGATTAGACAGTGTTAAGGATTGCAGTGTAGTCATGTGTTGTAAAGCCTCATGTAAACCATCATTACCTGAGCAGCTCTCAATCACCAAAAATTCAAGGCAAGTCAGGTATTGAAAACCTTCTGACAGATTGAACTCAGGGCACCCCGCAATAACTAATTTCTTGAGAGACTGCAGCCGTCGCAATACTTCAGTTGTTAATGACTTTATGCTCTCACAGTTGTTTATCTCGAGTTCATCAAGAGCATCAAGGCTAGCGATTTCATTTGGGAGCAGCTCCTCAAGTTTGGAGTACTGAAAAATGCCCAGCCTTTTCAGAGAAGTAAGGTTACTTAGCATCCCAATTGGGAAGCAAGTTAGCTCTTCATTCTCTCTCAACCATAGTTGTTCAAGATTACTGAATTTGTGAATTGAACTTAGTAAATATTCGTTGCATTTTCCCTGTATCTGCAGATTCTTGAGATAAGGAAGGCATGGCAGCCCCAATAATTGAGGACATTCAGTAATTTCAAGACCTGAGAGGCATGGGAACATGATTTCTCCATCCTCCCTTGATAACCTTATCAGGTTCGGCATCTTCTCCAGTATCAGAGATTCCAAAGCTATGAAAACTCCAACATCACATGACTCCTCATATAAGTTTATCACACATCTCGTGTTAGATATCTTTAGAGTCTTTAGACATGGTAGTTTCCCTAGTTGTGGAAGCTTTAAACAGCTTTTGCAGTCGACAAGCACAAATGAGTTTAAATATTGGAGAGAAGGACTGGACATCCATTGTGGGAAAAATGAACCTATATATCCTTCCACGACCAAAGTTTGAAGTTGTTGGGTATGAGGTTGAAGAACTTCAAGAATTTGCTCAACATTTTCCTGTGATTGGGACTCTTCATTTCTCCCCCATGACAACCGCAAATGGTTCAGGTGCTTACTTGACATATTGCCTTCTCTGGCAGCCATTGCGTTTTTTACTCTCTCCAAGTGCTTGATGTGAAGCTCTCCTTTAAGGTTTAGTGGCCCCAATTCTGACAAATGGAACCCCTTTTCGTCTCCAACAAGATACATTCTTAAAGTCCTAAGACAAGTCAACTTCCCCATATGAGGAGGCAAGCTCAATAGCGAGAAGCAAAACCTCAAAGATAGATGTTGCAGAGCTTTTAAGTGCACCAAATTATTAGGCAACTTTTGTAGTCTATTGCAATAGTCTAGTTTCAATATCTGCAAATTCCAGAGTCTACAAAGGGATTCCGGAAGAGTTCTGAAGCAACCACCAGAAAGATTCAAGTATCTAAGATATTTTAAATGACCAATTGAACTTGACAAACTTTCGAGTCCTCTGCACTCAAGCACCCGCAATTGATAACATTTCAGTACTTGATGTAGAAGATGGCCAGCATCATAACATTTCCCCATTATGCAGGTTTTCAAAGATTTGAATTGGTGCAACTGAATTGAATTCCCATAAATTGAGAGGTGGTGGATTCTTCCACGCACGTTAGTTATAACATTATTAACTACACTGCAATAGACTTCCTCAGTAACAGATTGAGCAAGATCATGAACAAGATCATGCATCTTGAAATGTGCAACTTTGCCAAATCTATCTGTCTCAATATCTTGGAAAAATGATCTCCAATACAATTCATTCCACAACTCATCTCCAATATCTTCAGCATCCATAATTTCATTAGAAGAAATTAATCCATTAGCCATCCACAGTTCAATTAGAAATTGTTTGCTTATTAATTCATCTTTGGGAAACAATGCACAGAAAGCAAAACATTGTCTCAATTTTACGGGCAAGTTCAAGTAACCAAGTCTCAAGGCAGGCATGACAGAGTTCTCACCTTGTAAACTCCACAGTTTGCTTTCCTTAACATAGATCCATTCTTTTTCCTCTCTTTTAAAGCGCAGGAGACTTCCAAGGGCTATTGCTGCAAGGGGAACTCCCCCACACTTCTTTGCTATCTCTTTCCCTATGCAAACAAGCTCTGTCCGTTCTACCTCATTTGGTCCAAATGCTCGTTGTTTAAACAATTCCCAACAATCATCATGAGAAAGCATTGATAATTTATGAGGAGCCATCGTTCCCATGATTGCTGCAACTTTTGAGAGACGAGTAGTGATCAGAATTGAAGCACCCTTTCCTCCACCCGTCAATACAGATTTTAGTCTCTGCCAATTCTCTTGTTCATCATCCCACACGTCGTCGAAAACAAGCAAATATCTTTTTCTTTGCAGTAAATCCATAAGTTTTCTCTGCAAAGGCTCTAGATCTAAATCCTCACAAGCATGCCCAGATGCTGATTCTATGATAGCTTTTGTCATTCTTTTCAAACTGAAATCTTCTGAAACGCAAACCCAAATTCTTTGTTCAAAGTGATGGACTACCCGCTCATGGTTGAAGATGAGTTGGGCAAGTGTTGTTTTTCCAAGTCCACCAAGACCTAGTATTGGATAGACTGCCAAATCCTCAAAACCAGAAGCATCACCAACCAAAAGGTCTACAATTTTATTCTTATCTTCATTTCTTCCATAGACTTGAGGTTGAGTAATGATTGAGGTGGTTTGGCGCCAGTCAGCTCTTCTCTTGGGAACCATCTCAGTTAAATGAAACTTACTCCTTTCTTCAGCAATTTCATCTAACCTGTCCcttatcctcttcattttcttagCTATTCTATAACGGAAAGCAATATGCTTGGGATGAAAAGAGGATAAGCAAGAGCTTTGTACCTTGTCTGGTAAACCACACATGAATCCTCTATTCTCCATTTCCAATGCTTCAGTGGCACACTCGTCCAAGATGTCATCAAGAACGCGAGCAGCATCTTTCAGCTTTTGCAGCCAAACTTTAATAGCTGCTTCAGTGAATTGTTTCTCCTCAGCATCTTCAAGTGTTGCCTTGATTGCAGTGAGTGTGCTGGACAGCCTTCTCAAGTCTCGATCGAAACCCAGAAACAGGCCAAGCTCCTTATGAATGAGTGAGCTCAAATTCTCAAGTGCAACTTCAAGCACAGCCTCAGCCATCTGAGTTCTCAAGAGTTTGTACGGTTGAGAAATGCAGTTATAGACTAGTTCAAGGCAAGAAGATCAACAATTTCAGTTTGTACTCTTTACCATCTTTTATATTGCAACTTGTTTGGGAAAACGACTTCCAATTAATGGTAGGACTAATAATAAATTTTGTCTGTCTCATTTCCCTTGTGCTTGTGCTAACAATGATCGAGACTAGTAGAGAAAAACACCCTAATATGTATTCcttccgttcctatttatctgtccaggaagagaatgttcacacaaattaaggacTTCCAATTAATGGTAGGACTAATAATAAATTTTGCCTGTCTCATTTCCCTTGTGCTTGTGCTAACAATGATCGAGACTAGTAGAGAAAAACACCCTAATATGTACTCcttccgttcctatttatctgtccaggaagagaatgttcacacaaattaaggaaaacaATTAATTGTATTGactttcataaaagtattatttgttttcctatataaCCCTTTAGAATgtgttttatctttcttcatttattgttcctgtaaggacatttcttggaaaaacatcaattaatgctctcttaaaactctaagtggacagatatataggaacacaattttttcttcaaagtggacagttaataaggaacggagggagtatatgttAATGTTGAAAATAGAGCTCTTTTTGTTGTTTGTCCATTAATAGAGGTGGTCAGGTCACAGGTGGACAGACTTTggatttatatttataaaatcaaattaaatgaatatccaaACTAATAATATGAATTGatttttgaaactaaaaataataatcCTAATGAATTTGGTTTTGATGAATCGGTCAAGTCACCCATGTTGCCGTGTGGTCTTACATTTCACATGTGTTACCACTTTGGTTGCTGACACGTGATAATTcgttagaagaaaaaaaatgaatcatGGTGCAGCCAATTTCAtgcccgtttggaaaaacagcttaattaagcgcttatgcttATGGTTATAAGCGTTTATcacataagtgcttattcataagctattttaaaaaacttattgaaataaattgaaaataagctatatattaagcataaactctttttcataagctatcctgaattacttatgaaaataagctcaaaacagcttatggtaggccataagctgtttgcataagctctcccaaacactgccATAAAAACTTATgttatcagataagctcaaataagctcttccaaacggggccataGTAGTTTAAAATATGTAGCTTTGTCTTTCGATGCTAGATTTCAAATATGTGGTAGTAGCTTTGCATCTAACTTCAATGGTTGTAAAAGGGTCTGTGAAGCTGAATAATGTGTTTGTATTGCATATTGTCTAAATTGTGAGTGATACAACAGGGAAGCTGAGAACTTATACTAATGGCTAACAGATCCTAGCAGTATAAAAGATCAACAAACCTCCTGATAGAAAACTAACAGACACCTGATAGACTAACAAACAAACAGAAATAACTAACAATATAACTATTAACTCTATCTTCTAATACCCCATAAGCAGGGACGGAGGCAGGAATTTTATTTGGGGTGATGAAGATTTAAAGGAATGTAATTTATagaaaatttttaatttttctcacAAAGCATGTGCAAAAAAATCACATATAACTAGCAATTTTTTATAAGCATAAGAAATATATAATATGATGATTAAATAAGGCAATACAGTCCCTCGAAATTTATTTCCTTACTGAGAACAAAACAACAATGGATGAATGTTTTAGCATTTGATTAGTCTAAAACTAACTGCACTTTTTTTATTTGCTACTCCAATCACTTTAGTCCCCTTTAGACTTTATTCTTGATTATGTTTTTTCAGTTTCTCATTTTCAGCCACAAGTTCACACTACCAGTGCCACATGCCCACACTTATAGTGAATGTAAATCTATGAAATCATActtgataaaaaatatttaaaaaatatgcaactcatcaaaacttaaaaaaaaaggaatacaAAGAAATTAAGAAACAGAGGGAAACGGAAGCAAGAATAGGAATGGAATCAAATTAATCACTAAGAAACAGAACTAAGAAACATACAAGAAAGTGAGAAACAGGGGATGACCAAGGTAACTCGAAACCCATTCTCagattaaaaagaaaacaaataatagtGAAAGATGGGGAGGAAAGGTGCTTACTAGTACCATAAAAATGGAGTCTTTGAGCTCAAGTGTCCATAGCAAGCTTTAAGGATTAAGTGAAAAAATGGGTTTTACTTTTACCCAATATGAAACTTTGCTGGTCAAGAATGaggaatgaaaaataaaataaaagtgcgTGGTGTGGGACGGACAATCACAGGAAAACGAAACTCGTATCCTATTTTACCTATTGATAAAAGTGGGGGgtgctaaaaaatattttttttacaagtaTTGATTAAAAAATTCCCAAACTTGGGGGTGACTGGAGCATGAGCCCGTCACCCCACTCCCTCCGTCCCTGCCCATAAGCTGAGAAGTAAATGTTTAATACTCCTAGCTTGGAAACCGAATGAGAATAAGAACCGGGTTCAAGAGGTTTGGTCATAATTTCTGCTGTTTGCTCAGCACTTGAGATAGGTAGAAGTCATGGAAGAACTTAGCTTGTAGCTTTTCTCGTACAACATGGCAATCGATACCCATGTGCTTTGTGCGCTCGTGAAACACTGCATTAGCTGCTATGTGCCTTGCGGGTTGGCTACCACAATATAGAAGAGAAGGGCTGATGAAAGACACACGGAAATCTTGAAGAATACAAGTTAGCCACTGAATTTCACACACGGGGGAGGCTAGAGCCTGTTAAACTATGTTGCAAATTCTAGAAACTACTACGTAATACCATTATAGAAATAGAAATATCTAGACAATGTAATTACTTGTAAAGTCTAGAAACTATCTAGAATTCTCTAATAATTAAAAAGTTAATGAACCGACATATAGAGTCGGTGTTTcatagcctataaataggcatcCAGTTCATGTAATCAAGCATCGAAAGATCAATAGACATTTTCCTTCTATAACAAAGTCATCACAACTATTCTGTCACATAGTAACACTACCTTGGCCATTcccaatcaaatcaaatcagtTCTAGCAACATTATTTAAACCTTTCTAGTATCTCAAATATTTACAGTGGTACCAGAGCTACGTTCGATCATAAATTGGGCGTAGTTATATTACCCACCTTCTATTTCAAAACTATCTCAACTATTGCTAAAATTTTCTCTTGCACTCATAACCCACTTCTATAATTTTTCTAAGCTATGGCTAACACCTCTCAACCTTCATCTATCTCTGTCCCTATTTTCAATGGAGAAAACTATGATTATTGGAGTGCAAAAATGAAGACATATTTTTGCTTCCAAGACTGTTGGGATGTCGTAGAAGAATGATACACTACTCCTGCAGATACTTCAGCTCTCACTGCAGCACAAAAGAAAGAGCCGAAGGAGAATAAACTCAATGATTCAAAGGCGCTATTCACTTTACAAGAGGCAGTGACCGACGCAATTTTTCCAAGAATATTGGGTGCTAAAAGTGCAAAAGAGGCTTGGGATACGTTAAAGGAGGAGTTCCAAGGTAGCGACAAGGTACGTGCCATCAAACTACAAACTCTAAGACGAGATTTTGAATTGTTAAAGATGAAGGAGTCTGAAAATGTTAAAGACTACTACTCTAGAATTAAAGAAATAGTAAATCAAATGAGAGCTTTTGGGGAAGATATTCTTGATAAGAAAATTGTCGAGAAAATTCTAATTACTGTTCCCCGAAAATATGACTCAATCGTGACAACTATTGAACAAACCAAAGATCTGTCTACTCTATCAGTGACAGAATTAATGGGCTTTCTAGAAGCATATGAGCAAAGATTGTGTAGGCATGATGAAGACACACTTGAAAATGCCTTCCAATCAAAGCTCAAATTTCGACAGAATAAAGGATATGGAGGGAAGAGGAACTATGGAGAAACTTctagaagaagagaaagttcTAGAAATTTCTCCAAGAACAGTCAAGATAAAAACCCTCCATGCAGCATATGCAAAAGGCTAGGTCACGCCGAGGCAGATTGTCGATACCGTGATAAGCCACAATGCAACTACTGCAAGAAGATTGGGCACGTGGAGAAATATTGTTACAGTAAAAATAGACATCAAGCTAACCTTGCAGAAGAGCAAGAGCAAGATCAATATCTTCTATATGCCACCCAAGACTCAGCCGGAGAAACTGGAGGAAGCTGGTACTTGGATAGTGGTTGCAGTAATCATATGGCCAAGGATGAGAGTATCTTCAAAACTATTGATGACTCTGTCAAAGTGAAAGTTCGTCTGGGAAATGGCGCTGTGGTGGAGTCAAAAGGTAAAGGCACCGTCATGGTGGAGACAAAGAAAGGTACGAGACTCATCAGTGATGTCTTACTAGTTCCCAACCTAAAAGAGAATCTCTTAAGCATTGGCAAAATGATAGAAAGAGGCTATACTCTTCACTTTGAAGGAGATGTATGCCGAATCTATGACAAACATGACAAAAGGGTTGAGATAGCCCAAGTTAAGATGCAGAAGAGCAACAGAAGCTTCCCTCTAAATTTCAAATATGTAGCTAACATTGCCATGAAAGC from Lotus japonicus ecotype B-129 chromosome 2, LjGifu_v1.2 includes:
- the LOC130739950 gene encoding putative disease resistance protein RGA3: MAEAVLEVALENLSSLIHKELGLFLGFDRDLRRLSSTLTAIKATLEDAEEKQFTEAAIKVWLQKLKDAARVLDDILDECATEALEMENRGFMCGLPDKVQSSCLSSFHPKHIAFRYRIAKKMKRIRDRLDEIAEERSKFHLTEMVPKRRADWRQTTSIITQPQVYGRNEDKNKIVDLLVGDASGFEDLAVYPILGLGGLGKTTLAQLIFNHERVVHHFEQRIWVCVSEDFSLKRMTKAIIESASGHACEDLDLEPLQRKLMDLLQRKRYLLVFDDVWDDEQENWQRLKSVLTGGGKGASILITTRLSKVAAIMGTMAPHKLSMLSHDDCWELFKQRAFGPNEVERTELVCIGKEIAKKCGGVPLAAIALGSLLRFKREEKEWIYVKESKLWSLQGENSVMPALRLGYLNLPVKLRQCFAFCALFPKDELISKQFLIELWMANGLISSNEIMDAEDIGDELWNELYWRSFFQDIETDRFGKVAHFKMHDLVHDLAQSVTEEVYCSVVNNVITNVRGRIHHLSIYGNSIQLHQFKSLKTCIMGKCYDAGHLLHQVLKCYQLRVLECRGLESLSSSIGHLKYLRYLNLSGGCFRTLPESLCRLWNLQILKLDYCNRLQKLPNNLVHLKALQHLSLRFCFSLLSLPPHMGKLTCLRTLRMYLVGDEKGFHLSELGPLNLKGELHIKHLERVKNAMAAREGNMSSKHLNHLRLSWGRNEESQSQENVEQILEVLQPHTQQLQTLVVEGYIGSFFPQWMSSPSLQYLNSFVLVDCKSCLKLPQLGKLPCLKTLKISNTRCVINLYEESCDVGVFIALESLILEKMPNLIRLSREDGEIMFPCLSGLEITECPQLLGLPCLPYLKNLQIQGKCNEYLLSSIHKFSNLEQLWLRENEELTCFPIGMLSNLTSLKRLGIFQYSKLEELLPNEIASLDALDELEINNCESIKSLTTEVLRRLQSLKKLVIAGCPEFNLSEGFQYLTCLEFLVIESCSGNDGLHEALQHMTTLQSLTLSNLPNLESLPAYLGNLGSLQSLTISECPKLMCLPMSIQSLSCLEQVHIYGCEELGKRCQNETGEDWPKIAHVEDTRIKDRGARFCLGGGVQYSAGLFF